In Sander lucioperca isolate FBNREF2018 chromosome 12, SLUC_FBN_1.2, whole genome shotgun sequence, one DNA window encodes the following:
- the LOC116040628 gene encoding uncharacterized protein LOC116040628 isoform X1, with product MMWGASLFFFYYVVAQGTSDEVKVECSKYTGTLPPASDTSPSILADLKMELVTVGGKHMMNISWAINIDASIRALTGTRIKISGEQYYCEYNPVLATASLSSEQKWFHYLVKASYGHIMIEAANLPLPPPNSGFAYKYISTEIPRPTITSGVTSKPTTGPIAEITSLSLVKVTVTDDVDFTSTVGAIFGGLASLMILSSCFIIYKSCRTNFANSLGFKKLPTSPMASIPVLMVYPAENSAFQQAVVALAEFLQWHGGCNVAVDMWQQGKIAELGPMRWLAEQAKAAHRVLIVCPQVDISSSQTSHSPPNHTFPESSIPAAAHDLYPLILNMVASHAKSASDLAKFWVVQLGEQQDKNPSNLAPELSACKTFCLVKDLNKLRRGLHTQSQISNLIFRPGNAYSEKCTVKLREAVEKLGGHQPSIFREVEPLRSVVTVV from the exons ATGATGTGGGGAGcctcactgttttttttctactatgTCGTGGCCCAGGGGACATCAGATGAAGTT AAAGTGGAGTGTTCTAAATATACTG GGACTCTTCCTCCTGCCAGTGATACCTCTCCATCTATCCTGGCGGACCTGAAAATGGAGCTGGTGACAGTGGGAGGAAAACATATGATGAACATCAGCTGGGCAATCAACATTGATG cTAGTATTAGAGCTCTGACAGGCACTCGGATCAAAATTTCAGGGGAACAGTACTACTGTGAATACAACCCAGTTTTGGCCACGGCAAGCCTCAGCTCAGAGCAG AAATGGTTTCATTATTTAGTAAAAGCAAGCTATGGCCACATCATGATCGAAGCTGCCAATCTCCCTTTGCCTCCACCAAACAGCGGTTTTGCTTATAAGTATATAAGTACCGAAATACCTCGTCCAACAA TTACTTCAGGTGTTACATCAAAGCCTACTACAGGTCCAATAG CAGAGATCACATCTTTAA GCTTAGTGAAAGTAACTGTCACTGATGATGTCGACTTCACGAGCACGGTGGGGGCCATTTTTGGAGGACTGGCCAGTTTGATGATTCTAAGTTCCTGCTTCATAATCT ATAAAAGCTGTAGAACCAACTTTGCCAACTCATTGGGTTTCAAAAAGTTGCCCACATCTCCCATGGCTTCCATCCCCGTCCTGATGGTGTACCCTGCGGAGAATTCAGCCTTCCAGCAGGCCGTGGTAGCACTGGCAGAGTTCCTGCAGTGGCACGGTGGCTGCAACGTAGCTGTCGACATGTGGCAGCAGGGGAAGATTGCAGAGCTGGGGCCAATGCGCTGGCTGGCAGAACAGGCCAAGGCTGCACACAGAGTGCTCATCGTCTGCCCACAGGTAGATATT TCCTCTTCACAGACCAGCCACTCTCCTCCCAACCACACCTTCCCAGAATCCTCCATCCCAGCAGCAGCTCATGACCTTTACCCACTGATTCTCAACATGGTGGCGAGCCATGCGAAGAGCGCCAGCGACTTGGCTAAGTTCTGGGTGGTGCAGCTGGGCGAGCAGCAGGACAAGAATCCTAGTAACCTGGCGCCAGAACTGAGTGCCTGCAAGACTTTTTGTCTGGTGAAGGACTTAAACAAGCTGCGCAGGGGTCTGCATACCCAGAGTCAGATATCCAATCTGATCTTCAGACCAGGGAATGCATACAGTGAAAAGTGTACAGTGAAGTTGAGGGAAGCTGTAGAAAAACTAGGTGGACATCAGCCAAGCATTTTCAGAGAGGTGGAACCGTTGAGATCTGTGGTCACTGTTGTTTGA
- the LOC116040628 gene encoding uncharacterized protein LOC116040628 isoform X9 — MMWGASLFFFYYVVAQGTSDEVKVECSKYTGTLPPASDTSPSILADLKMELVTVGGKHMMNISWAINIDASIRALTGTRIKISGEQYYCEYNPVLATASLSSEQKWFHYLVKASYGHIMIEAANLPLPPPNSGFAYKYISTEIPRPTSVTSKPTTGPIAEITSLSLVKVTVTDDVDFTSTVGAIFGGLASLMILSSCFIIYKSCRTNFANSLGFKKLPTSPMASIPVLMVYPAENSAFQQAVVALAEFLQWHGGCNVAVDMWQQGKIAELGPMRWLAEQAKAAHRVLIVCPQSSSQTSHSPPNHTFPESSIPAAAHDLYPLILNMVASHAKSASDLAKFWVVQLGEQQDKNPSNLAPELSACKTFCLVKDLNKLRRGLHTQSQISNLIFRPGNAYSEKCTVKLREAVEKLGGHQPSIFREVEPLRSVVTVV; from the exons ATGATGTGGGGAGcctcactgttttttttctactatgTCGTGGCCCAGGGGACATCAGATGAAGTT AAAGTGGAGTGTTCTAAATATACTG GGACTCTTCCTCCTGCCAGTGATACCTCTCCATCTATCCTGGCGGACCTGAAAATGGAGCTGGTGACAGTGGGAGGAAAACATATGATGAACATCAGCTGGGCAATCAACATTGATG cTAGTATTAGAGCTCTGACAGGCACTCGGATCAAAATTTCAGGGGAACAGTACTACTGTGAATACAACCCAGTTTTGGCCACGGCAAGCCTCAGCTCAGAGCAG AAATGGTTTCATTATTTAGTAAAAGCAAGCTATGGCCACATCATGATCGAAGCTGCCAATCTCCCTTTGCCTCCACCAAACAGCGGTTTTGCTTATAAGTATATAAGTACCGAAATACCTCGTCCAACAA GTGTTACATCAAAGCCTACTACAGGTCCAATAG CAGAGATCACATCTTTAA GCTTAGTGAAAGTAACTGTCACTGATGATGTCGACTTCACGAGCACGGTGGGGGCCATTTTTGGAGGACTGGCCAGTTTGATGATTCTAAGTTCCTGCTTCATAATCT ATAAAAGCTGTAGAACCAACTTTGCCAACTCATTGGGTTTCAAAAAGTTGCCCACATCTCCCATGGCTTCCATCCCCGTCCTGATGGTGTACCCTGCGGAGAATTCAGCCTTCCAGCAGGCCGTGGTAGCACTGGCAGAGTTCCTGCAGTGGCACGGTGGCTGCAACGTAGCTGTCGACATGTGGCAGCAGGGGAAGATTGCAGAGCTGGGGCCAATGCGCTGGCTGGCAGAACAGGCCAAGGCTGCACACAGAGTGCTCATCGTCTGCCCACAG TCCTCTTCACAGACCAGCCACTCTCCTCCCAACCACACCTTCCCAGAATCCTCCATCCCAGCAGCAGCTCATGACCTTTACCCACTGATTCTCAACATGGTGGCGAGCCATGCGAAGAGCGCCAGCGACTTGGCTAAGTTCTGGGTGGTGCAGCTGGGCGAGCAGCAGGACAAGAATCCTAGTAACCTGGCGCCAGAACTGAGTGCCTGCAAGACTTTTTGTCTGGTGAAGGACTTAAACAAGCTGCGCAGGGGTCTGCATACCCAGAGTCAGATATCCAATCTGATCTTCAGACCAGGGAATGCATACAGTGAAAAGTGTACAGTGAAGTTGAGGGAAGCTGTAGAAAAACTAGGTGGACATCAGCCAAGCATTTTCAGAGAGGTGGAACCGTTGAGATCTGTGGTCACTGTTGTTTGA
- the LOC116040628 gene encoding uncharacterized protein LOC116040628 isoform X7 — translation MMWGASLFFFYYVVAQGTSDEVKVECSKYTGTLPPASDTSPSILADLKMELVTVGGKHMMNISWAINIDASIRALTGTRIKISGEQYYCEYNPVLATASLSSEQKWFHYLVKASYGHIMIEAANLPLPPPNSGFAYKYISTEIPRPTITSGVTSKPTTGPIAEITSLSLVKVTVTDDVDFTSTVGAIFGGLASLMILSSCFIIYKSCRTNFANSLGFKKLPTSPMASIPVLMVYPAENSAFQQAVVALAEFLQWHGGCNVAVDMWQQGKIAELGPMRWLAEQAKAAHRVLIVCPQTSHSPPNHTFPESSIPAAAHDLYPLILNMVASHAKSASDLAKFWVVQLGEQQDKNPSNLAPELSACKTFCLVKDLNKLRRGLHTQSQISNLIFRPGNAYSEKCTVKLREAVEKLGGHQPSIFREVEPLRSVVTVV, via the exons ATGATGTGGGGAGcctcactgttttttttctactatgTCGTGGCCCAGGGGACATCAGATGAAGTT AAAGTGGAGTGTTCTAAATATACTG GGACTCTTCCTCCTGCCAGTGATACCTCTCCATCTATCCTGGCGGACCTGAAAATGGAGCTGGTGACAGTGGGAGGAAAACATATGATGAACATCAGCTGGGCAATCAACATTGATG cTAGTATTAGAGCTCTGACAGGCACTCGGATCAAAATTTCAGGGGAACAGTACTACTGTGAATACAACCCAGTTTTGGCCACGGCAAGCCTCAGCTCAGAGCAG AAATGGTTTCATTATTTAGTAAAAGCAAGCTATGGCCACATCATGATCGAAGCTGCCAATCTCCCTTTGCCTCCACCAAACAGCGGTTTTGCTTATAAGTATATAAGTACCGAAATACCTCGTCCAACAA TTACTTCAGGTGTTACATCAAAGCCTACTACAGGTCCAATAG CAGAGATCACATCTTTAA GCTTAGTGAAAGTAACTGTCACTGATGATGTCGACTTCACGAGCACGGTGGGGGCCATTTTTGGAGGACTGGCCAGTTTGATGATTCTAAGTTCCTGCTTCATAATCT ATAAAAGCTGTAGAACCAACTTTGCCAACTCATTGGGTTTCAAAAAGTTGCCCACATCTCCCATGGCTTCCATCCCCGTCCTGATGGTGTACCCTGCGGAGAATTCAGCCTTCCAGCAGGCCGTGGTAGCACTGGCAGAGTTCCTGCAGTGGCACGGTGGCTGCAACGTAGCTGTCGACATGTGGCAGCAGGGGAAGATTGCAGAGCTGGGGCCAATGCGCTGGCTGGCAGAACAGGCCAAGGCTGCACACAGAGTGCTCATCGTCTGCCCACAG ACCAGCCACTCTCCTCCCAACCACACCTTCCCAGAATCCTCCATCCCAGCAGCAGCTCATGACCTTTACCCACTGATTCTCAACATGGTGGCGAGCCATGCGAAGAGCGCCAGCGACTTGGCTAAGTTCTGGGTGGTGCAGCTGGGCGAGCAGCAGGACAAGAATCCTAGTAACCTGGCGCCAGAACTGAGTGCCTGCAAGACTTTTTGTCTGGTGAAGGACTTAAACAAGCTGCGCAGGGGTCTGCATACCCAGAGTCAGATATCCAATCTGATCTTCAGACCAGGGAATGCATACAGTGAAAAGTGTACAGTGAAGTTGAGGGAAGCTGTAGAAAAACTAGGTGGACATCAGCCAAGCATTTTCAGAGAGGTGGAACCGTTGAGATCTGTGGTCACTGTTGTTTGA
- the LOC116040628 gene encoding uncharacterized protein LOC116040628 isoform X2, with the protein MMWGASLFFFYYVVAQGTSDEVKVECSKYTGTLPPASDTSPSILADLKMELVTVGGKHMMNISWAINIDASIRALTGTRIKISGEQYYCEYNPVLATASLSSEQKWFHYLVKASYGHIMIEAANLPLPPPNSGFAYKYISTEIPRPTITSGVTSKPTTGPIEITSLSLVKVTVTDDVDFTSTVGAIFGGLASLMILSSCFIIYKSCRTNFANSLGFKKLPTSPMASIPVLMVYPAENSAFQQAVVALAEFLQWHGGCNVAVDMWQQGKIAELGPMRWLAEQAKAAHRVLIVCPQVDISSSQTSHSPPNHTFPESSIPAAAHDLYPLILNMVASHAKSASDLAKFWVVQLGEQQDKNPSNLAPELSACKTFCLVKDLNKLRRGLHTQSQISNLIFRPGNAYSEKCTVKLREAVEKLGGHQPSIFREVEPLRSVVTVV; encoded by the exons ATGATGTGGGGAGcctcactgttttttttctactatgTCGTGGCCCAGGGGACATCAGATGAAGTT AAAGTGGAGTGTTCTAAATATACTG GGACTCTTCCTCCTGCCAGTGATACCTCTCCATCTATCCTGGCGGACCTGAAAATGGAGCTGGTGACAGTGGGAGGAAAACATATGATGAACATCAGCTGGGCAATCAACATTGATG cTAGTATTAGAGCTCTGACAGGCACTCGGATCAAAATTTCAGGGGAACAGTACTACTGTGAATACAACCCAGTTTTGGCCACGGCAAGCCTCAGCTCAGAGCAG AAATGGTTTCATTATTTAGTAAAAGCAAGCTATGGCCACATCATGATCGAAGCTGCCAATCTCCCTTTGCCTCCACCAAACAGCGGTTTTGCTTATAAGTATATAAGTACCGAAATACCTCGTCCAACAA TTACTTCAGGTGTTACATCAAAGCCTACTACAGGTCCAATAG AGATCACATCTTTAA GCTTAGTGAAAGTAACTGTCACTGATGATGTCGACTTCACGAGCACGGTGGGGGCCATTTTTGGAGGACTGGCCAGTTTGATGATTCTAAGTTCCTGCTTCATAATCT ATAAAAGCTGTAGAACCAACTTTGCCAACTCATTGGGTTTCAAAAAGTTGCCCACATCTCCCATGGCTTCCATCCCCGTCCTGATGGTGTACCCTGCGGAGAATTCAGCCTTCCAGCAGGCCGTGGTAGCACTGGCAGAGTTCCTGCAGTGGCACGGTGGCTGCAACGTAGCTGTCGACATGTGGCAGCAGGGGAAGATTGCAGAGCTGGGGCCAATGCGCTGGCTGGCAGAACAGGCCAAGGCTGCACACAGAGTGCTCATCGTCTGCCCACAGGTAGATATT TCCTCTTCACAGACCAGCCACTCTCCTCCCAACCACACCTTCCCAGAATCCTCCATCCCAGCAGCAGCTCATGACCTTTACCCACTGATTCTCAACATGGTGGCGAGCCATGCGAAGAGCGCCAGCGACTTGGCTAAGTTCTGGGTGGTGCAGCTGGGCGAGCAGCAGGACAAGAATCCTAGTAACCTGGCGCCAGAACTGAGTGCCTGCAAGACTTTTTGTCTGGTGAAGGACTTAAACAAGCTGCGCAGGGGTCTGCATACCCAGAGTCAGATATCCAATCTGATCTTCAGACCAGGGAATGCATACAGTGAAAAGTGTACAGTGAAGTTGAGGGAAGCTGTAGAAAAACTAGGTGGACATCAGCCAAGCATTTTCAGAGAGGTGGAACCGTTGAGATCTGTGGTCACTGTTGTTTGA
- the LOC116040628 gene encoding uncharacterized protein LOC116040628 isoform X6: protein MMWGASLFFFYYVVAQGTSDEVKVECSKYTGTLPPASDTSPSILADLKMELVTVGGKHMMNISWAINIDASIRALTGTRIKISGEQYYCEYNPVLATASLSSEQKWFHYLVKASYGHIMIEAANLPLPPPNSGFAYKYISTEIPRPTITSGVTSKPTTGPIGLVKVTVTDDVDFTSTVGAIFGGLASLMILSSCFIIYKSCRTNFANSLGFKKLPTSPMASIPVLMVYPAENSAFQQAVVALAEFLQWHGGCNVAVDMWQQGKIAELGPMRWLAEQAKAAHRVLIVCPQVDISSSQTSHSPPNHTFPESSIPAAAHDLYPLILNMVASHAKSASDLAKFWVVQLGEQQDKNPSNLAPELSACKTFCLVKDLNKLRRGLHTQSQISNLIFRPGNAYSEKCTVKLREAVEKLGGHQPSIFREVEPLRSVVTVV, encoded by the exons ATGATGTGGGGAGcctcactgttttttttctactatgTCGTGGCCCAGGGGACATCAGATGAAGTT AAAGTGGAGTGTTCTAAATATACTG GGACTCTTCCTCCTGCCAGTGATACCTCTCCATCTATCCTGGCGGACCTGAAAATGGAGCTGGTGACAGTGGGAGGAAAACATATGATGAACATCAGCTGGGCAATCAACATTGATG cTAGTATTAGAGCTCTGACAGGCACTCGGATCAAAATTTCAGGGGAACAGTACTACTGTGAATACAACCCAGTTTTGGCCACGGCAAGCCTCAGCTCAGAGCAG AAATGGTTTCATTATTTAGTAAAAGCAAGCTATGGCCACATCATGATCGAAGCTGCCAATCTCCCTTTGCCTCCACCAAACAGCGGTTTTGCTTATAAGTATATAAGTACCGAAATACCTCGTCCAACAA TTACTTCAGGTGTTACATCAAAGCCTACTACAGGTCCAATAG GCTTAGTGAAAGTAACTGTCACTGATGATGTCGACTTCACGAGCACGGTGGGGGCCATTTTTGGAGGACTGGCCAGTTTGATGATTCTAAGTTCCTGCTTCATAATCT ATAAAAGCTGTAGAACCAACTTTGCCAACTCATTGGGTTTCAAAAAGTTGCCCACATCTCCCATGGCTTCCATCCCCGTCCTGATGGTGTACCCTGCGGAGAATTCAGCCTTCCAGCAGGCCGTGGTAGCACTGGCAGAGTTCCTGCAGTGGCACGGTGGCTGCAACGTAGCTGTCGACATGTGGCAGCAGGGGAAGATTGCAGAGCTGGGGCCAATGCGCTGGCTGGCAGAACAGGCCAAGGCTGCACACAGAGTGCTCATCGTCTGCCCACAGGTAGATATT TCCTCTTCACAGACCAGCCACTCTCCTCCCAACCACACCTTCCCAGAATCCTCCATCCCAGCAGCAGCTCATGACCTTTACCCACTGATTCTCAACATGGTGGCGAGCCATGCGAAGAGCGCCAGCGACTTGGCTAAGTTCTGGGTGGTGCAGCTGGGCGAGCAGCAGGACAAGAATCCTAGTAACCTGGCGCCAGAACTGAGTGCCTGCAAGACTTTTTGTCTGGTGAAGGACTTAAACAAGCTGCGCAGGGGTCTGCATACCCAGAGTCAGATATCCAATCTGATCTTCAGACCAGGGAATGCATACAGTGAAAAGTGTACAGTGAAGTTGAGGGAAGCTGTAGAAAAACTAGGTGGACATCAGCCAAGCATTTTCAGAGAGGTGGAACCGTTGAGATCTGTGGTCACTGTTGTTTGA
- the LOC116040628 gene encoding uncharacterized protein LOC116040628 isoform X5, with the protein MMWGASLFFFYYVVAQGTSDEVKVECSKYTGTLPPASDTSPSILADLKMELVTVGGKHMMNISWAINIDASIRALTGTRIKISGEQYYCEYNPVLATASLSSEQKWFHYLVKASYGHIMIEAANLPLPPPNSGFAYKYISTEIPRPTITSGVTSKPTTGPIAEITSLSLVKVTVTDDVDFTSTVGAIFGGLASLMILSSCFIIYKSCRTNFANSLGFKKLPTSPMASIPVLMVYPAENSAFQQAVVALAEFLQWHGGCNVAVDMWQQGKIAELGPMRWLAEQAKAAHRVLIVCPQVDITSHSPPNHTFPESSIPAAAHDLYPLILNMVASHAKSASDLAKFWVVQLGEQQDKNPSNLAPELSACKTFCLVKDLNKLRRGLHTQSQISNLIFRPGNAYSEKCTVKLREAVEKLGGHQPSIFREVEPLRSVVTVV; encoded by the exons ATGATGTGGGGAGcctcactgttttttttctactatgTCGTGGCCCAGGGGACATCAGATGAAGTT AAAGTGGAGTGTTCTAAATATACTG GGACTCTTCCTCCTGCCAGTGATACCTCTCCATCTATCCTGGCGGACCTGAAAATGGAGCTGGTGACAGTGGGAGGAAAACATATGATGAACATCAGCTGGGCAATCAACATTGATG cTAGTATTAGAGCTCTGACAGGCACTCGGATCAAAATTTCAGGGGAACAGTACTACTGTGAATACAACCCAGTTTTGGCCACGGCAAGCCTCAGCTCAGAGCAG AAATGGTTTCATTATTTAGTAAAAGCAAGCTATGGCCACATCATGATCGAAGCTGCCAATCTCCCTTTGCCTCCACCAAACAGCGGTTTTGCTTATAAGTATATAAGTACCGAAATACCTCGTCCAACAA TTACTTCAGGTGTTACATCAAAGCCTACTACAGGTCCAATAG CAGAGATCACATCTTTAA GCTTAGTGAAAGTAACTGTCACTGATGATGTCGACTTCACGAGCACGGTGGGGGCCATTTTTGGAGGACTGGCCAGTTTGATGATTCTAAGTTCCTGCTTCATAATCT ATAAAAGCTGTAGAACCAACTTTGCCAACTCATTGGGTTTCAAAAAGTTGCCCACATCTCCCATGGCTTCCATCCCCGTCCTGATGGTGTACCCTGCGGAGAATTCAGCCTTCCAGCAGGCCGTGGTAGCACTGGCAGAGTTCCTGCAGTGGCACGGTGGCTGCAACGTAGCTGTCGACATGTGGCAGCAGGGGAAGATTGCAGAGCTGGGGCCAATGCGCTGGCTGGCAGAACAGGCCAAGGCTGCACACAGAGTGCTCATCGTCTGCCCACAGGTAGATATT ACCAGCCACTCTCCTCCCAACCACACCTTCCCAGAATCCTCCATCCCAGCAGCAGCTCATGACCTTTACCCACTGATTCTCAACATGGTGGCGAGCCATGCGAAGAGCGCCAGCGACTTGGCTAAGTTCTGGGTGGTGCAGCTGGGCGAGCAGCAGGACAAGAATCCTAGTAACCTGGCGCCAGAACTGAGTGCCTGCAAGACTTTTTGTCTGGTGAAGGACTTAAACAAGCTGCGCAGGGGTCTGCATACCCAGAGTCAGATATCCAATCTGATCTTCAGACCAGGGAATGCATACAGTGAAAAGTGTACAGTGAAGTTGAGGGAAGCTGTAGAAAAACTAGGTGGACATCAGCCAAGCATTTTCAGAGAGGTGGAACCGTTGAGATCTGTGGTCACTGTTGTTTGA
- the LOC116040628 gene encoding uncharacterized protein LOC116040628 isoform X3, with translation MMWGASLFFFYYVVAQGTSDEVKVECSKYTGTLPPASDTSPSILADLKMELVTVGGKHMMNISWAINIDASIRALTGTRIKISGEQYYCEYNPVLATASLSSEQKWFHYLVKASYGHIMIEAANLPLPPPNSGFAYKYISTEIPRPTITSGVTSKPTTGPIAEITSLSLVKVTVTDDVDFTSTVGAIFGGLASLMILSSCFIIYKSCRTNFANSLGFKKLPTSPMASIPVLMVYPAENSAFQQAVVALAEFLQWHGGCNVAVDMWQQGKIAELGPMRWLAEQAKAAHRVLIVCPQSSSQTSHSPPNHTFPESSIPAAAHDLYPLILNMVASHAKSASDLAKFWVVQLGEQQDKNPSNLAPELSACKTFCLVKDLNKLRRGLHTQSQISNLIFRPGNAYSEKCTVKLREAVEKLGGHQPSIFREVEPLRSVVTVV, from the exons ATGATGTGGGGAGcctcactgttttttttctactatgTCGTGGCCCAGGGGACATCAGATGAAGTT AAAGTGGAGTGTTCTAAATATACTG GGACTCTTCCTCCTGCCAGTGATACCTCTCCATCTATCCTGGCGGACCTGAAAATGGAGCTGGTGACAGTGGGAGGAAAACATATGATGAACATCAGCTGGGCAATCAACATTGATG cTAGTATTAGAGCTCTGACAGGCACTCGGATCAAAATTTCAGGGGAACAGTACTACTGTGAATACAACCCAGTTTTGGCCACGGCAAGCCTCAGCTCAGAGCAG AAATGGTTTCATTATTTAGTAAAAGCAAGCTATGGCCACATCATGATCGAAGCTGCCAATCTCCCTTTGCCTCCACCAAACAGCGGTTTTGCTTATAAGTATATAAGTACCGAAATACCTCGTCCAACAA TTACTTCAGGTGTTACATCAAAGCCTACTACAGGTCCAATAG CAGAGATCACATCTTTAA GCTTAGTGAAAGTAACTGTCACTGATGATGTCGACTTCACGAGCACGGTGGGGGCCATTTTTGGAGGACTGGCCAGTTTGATGATTCTAAGTTCCTGCTTCATAATCT ATAAAAGCTGTAGAACCAACTTTGCCAACTCATTGGGTTTCAAAAAGTTGCCCACATCTCCCATGGCTTCCATCCCCGTCCTGATGGTGTACCCTGCGGAGAATTCAGCCTTCCAGCAGGCCGTGGTAGCACTGGCAGAGTTCCTGCAGTGGCACGGTGGCTGCAACGTAGCTGTCGACATGTGGCAGCAGGGGAAGATTGCAGAGCTGGGGCCAATGCGCTGGCTGGCAGAACAGGCCAAGGCTGCACACAGAGTGCTCATCGTCTGCCCACAG TCCTCTTCACAGACCAGCCACTCTCCTCCCAACCACACCTTCCCAGAATCCTCCATCCCAGCAGCAGCTCATGACCTTTACCCACTGATTCTCAACATGGTGGCGAGCCATGCGAAGAGCGCCAGCGACTTGGCTAAGTTCTGGGTGGTGCAGCTGGGCGAGCAGCAGGACAAGAATCCTAGTAACCTGGCGCCAGAACTGAGTGCCTGCAAGACTTTTTGTCTGGTGAAGGACTTAAACAAGCTGCGCAGGGGTCTGCATACCCAGAGTCAGATATCCAATCTGATCTTCAGACCAGGGAATGCATACAGTGAAAAGTGTACAGTGAAGTTGAGGGAAGCTGTAGAAAAACTAGGTGGACATCAGCCAAGCATTTTCAGAGAGGTGGAACCGTTGAGATCTGTGGTCACTGTTGTTTGA
- the LOC116040628 gene encoding uncharacterized protein LOC116040628 isoform X4: protein MMWGASLFFFYYVVAQGTSDEVKVECSKYTGTLPPASDTSPSILADLKMELVTVGGKHMMNISWAINIDASIRALTGTRIKISGEQYYCEYNPVLATASLSSEQKWFHYLVKASYGHIMIEAANLPLPPPNSGFAYKYISTEIPRPTSVTSKPTTGPIAEITSLSLVKVTVTDDVDFTSTVGAIFGGLASLMILSSCFIIYKSCRTNFANSLGFKKLPTSPMASIPVLMVYPAENSAFQQAVVALAEFLQWHGGCNVAVDMWQQGKIAELGPMRWLAEQAKAAHRVLIVCPQVDISSSQTSHSPPNHTFPESSIPAAAHDLYPLILNMVASHAKSASDLAKFWVVQLGEQQDKNPSNLAPELSACKTFCLVKDLNKLRRGLHTQSQISNLIFRPGNAYSEKCTVKLREAVEKLGGHQPSIFREVEPLRSVVTVV, encoded by the exons ATGATGTGGGGAGcctcactgttttttttctactatgTCGTGGCCCAGGGGACATCAGATGAAGTT AAAGTGGAGTGTTCTAAATATACTG GGACTCTTCCTCCTGCCAGTGATACCTCTCCATCTATCCTGGCGGACCTGAAAATGGAGCTGGTGACAGTGGGAGGAAAACATATGATGAACATCAGCTGGGCAATCAACATTGATG cTAGTATTAGAGCTCTGACAGGCACTCGGATCAAAATTTCAGGGGAACAGTACTACTGTGAATACAACCCAGTTTTGGCCACGGCAAGCCTCAGCTCAGAGCAG AAATGGTTTCATTATTTAGTAAAAGCAAGCTATGGCCACATCATGATCGAAGCTGCCAATCTCCCTTTGCCTCCACCAAACAGCGGTTTTGCTTATAAGTATATAAGTACCGAAATACCTCGTCCAACAA GTGTTACATCAAAGCCTACTACAGGTCCAATAG CAGAGATCACATCTTTAA GCTTAGTGAAAGTAACTGTCACTGATGATGTCGACTTCACGAGCACGGTGGGGGCCATTTTTGGAGGACTGGCCAGTTTGATGATTCTAAGTTCCTGCTTCATAATCT ATAAAAGCTGTAGAACCAACTTTGCCAACTCATTGGGTTTCAAAAAGTTGCCCACATCTCCCATGGCTTCCATCCCCGTCCTGATGGTGTACCCTGCGGAGAATTCAGCCTTCCAGCAGGCCGTGGTAGCACTGGCAGAGTTCCTGCAGTGGCACGGTGGCTGCAACGTAGCTGTCGACATGTGGCAGCAGGGGAAGATTGCAGAGCTGGGGCCAATGCGCTGGCTGGCAGAACAGGCCAAGGCTGCACACAGAGTGCTCATCGTCTGCCCACAGGTAGATATT TCCTCTTCACAGACCAGCCACTCTCCTCCCAACCACACCTTCCCAGAATCCTCCATCCCAGCAGCAGCTCATGACCTTTACCCACTGATTCTCAACATGGTGGCGAGCCATGCGAAGAGCGCCAGCGACTTGGCTAAGTTCTGGGTGGTGCAGCTGGGCGAGCAGCAGGACAAGAATCCTAGTAACCTGGCGCCAGAACTGAGTGCCTGCAAGACTTTTTGTCTGGTGAAGGACTTAAACAAGCTGCGCAGGGGTCTGCATACCCAGAGTCAGATATCCAATCTGATCTTCAGACCAGGGAATGCATACAGTGAAAAGTGTACAGTGAAGTTGAGGGAAGCTGTAGAAAAACTAGGTGGACATCAGCCAAGCATTTTCAGAGAGGTGGAACCGTTGAGATCTGTGGTCACTGTTGTTTGA